The following proteins come from a genomic window of Ostrinia nubilalis chromosome 29, ilOstNubi1.1, whole genome shotgun sequence:
- the LOC135085678 gene encoding putative fatty acyl-CoA reductase CG5065, which produces MAWCMNGQYVDGQEYVPVAEFYADKSVFVTGGTGFMGKVLVEKLLRSCPKIKKIYLLMRPKRGQDVASRLTELTQSPLFETLRKERPQELYKIVPIVGDITEPELGISPADQAMLCQKVSVVFHSAATVKFDEKLKLSVTINMLGTQQLVQLCHRMLGLEALVHVSTAYCNCERERVEETVYAPPAHPEHVVTLVQTLPDELVDRITPDLVGDRPNTYTFTKALAEDMLIKECGNLPVAIVRPSIVLSSLREPVKGWVDNWNGPNGIIAAVGKGIFRTMLGTGARVADLVPVDTVINLMIVCAWRTHLRRGEGVVVYNCCTGQQNPITWQRFVKTSFKYMRKHPFSEVVWYPGGDITNNRLKHSTLSLLQHRAPAVVMDLVAKASGSKPMMIRVQNKLEKAAACLEYFTTRQWSFADDNVQALCAALSPSDRRTFDFNVRNIDWDAYIESYVLGIRRFLFKESPDTLPKSRAILRRLHIVHVLTQMATVFFLWRFLFSRSNALRNIWRYILEFLTRAARLLAIA; this is translated from the exons ATGGCGTGGTGTATGAACGGGCAGTATGTCGACGGACAAGAGTACGTGCCAGTGGCTGAGTTTTATGCTGACAAATCTGTTTTTGTGACGGGCGGTACCGGGTTTATGGGAAAG GTGCTAGTTGAAAAACTACTCAGAAGTTGTCCTAAAATCAAGAAAATCTACTTGTTGATGCGACCCAAGCGCGGGCAAGATGTGGCGTCGCGGCTTACGGAGCTCACTCAATCACcg TTGTTTGAAACCCTGCGGAAAGAGAGGCCGCAAGAGTTGTACAAAATCGTACCTATAGTGGGGGATATCACCGAACCAGAACTGGGTATCAGTCCGGCGGATCAGGCTATGCTATGTCAAAAG GTGTCCGTGGTGTTCCACTCAGCAGCCACGGTGAAGTTCGACGAGAAACTGAAGCTGTCGGTGACCATCAACATGCTGGGCACGCAGCAGCTGGTGCAGTTGTGCCATCGCATGCTGGGATTGGAG GCGTTAGTTCACGTGTCGACCGCGTACTGCAATTGTGAGCGGGAGCGCGTTGAGGAGACGGTGTACGCGCCGCCTGCGCATCCTGAGCATGTGGTGACGCTGGTTCAGACCTTGCCTGATGAGCTGGTGGACAGGATCACGCCGGACCTCGTAG GTGACAGGCCAAACACGTACACATTCACAAAGGCCCTCGCCGAGGACATGCTCATAAAGGAGTGCGGGAACCTTCCCGTCGCCATCGTGAGACCATCAATCG TACTCTCATCTCTCCGAGAGCCGGTGAAAGGATGGGTGGACAACTGGAACGGTCCCAACGGGATCATCGCGGCGGTCGGCAAAGGCATATTCCGCACGATGCTCGGGACAGGCGCACGAGTCGCCGATTTGGTGCCCGTGGACACCGTCATCAACCTGATGATTGTGTGCGCGTGGCGGACGCATTTGAGGCG AGGCGAAGGCGTGGTAGTGTACAACTGCTGTACCGGCCAGCAGAACCCCATCACGTGGCAGCGGTTCGTGAAGACCAGCTTCAAATATATGCGGAAACATCCGTTTA GTGAAGTGGTATGGTATCCAGGAGGCGATATCACCAACAACCGCCTCAAACACAGCACTCTATCGCTGCTGCAGCATCGCGCGCCCGCCGTCGTCATGGATCTGGTGGCGAAGGCTTCCGGAAGCAAACCTAT GATGATCCGAGTCCAAAACAAGCTTGAAAAGGCCGCAGCTTGCCTCGAGTATTTTACAACTCGCCAATGGTCGTTCGCCGACGACAATGTGCAAGCGCTCTGCGCAGCGCTCTCGCCGTCCGACAGAAGAACATTCGACTTCAACGTTCGCAATATCGACTGGGACGCGTACATTGAGTCCTACGTTCTGGGTATTCGCAGGTTCTTGTTCAAAGAGAGCCCGGACACGCTGCCTAAATCGCGCGCGATTCTAAGAAG ATTACACATAGTCCACGTTCTAACTCAAATGGCCACCGTATTCTTCCTATGGAGATTTCTATTCTCACGCTCGAACGCACTCCGCAACATCTGGCGTTACATCCTCGAGTTCTTAACGCGGGCAGCACGCCTCCTCGCCATAGCCTGA